A section of the Falco biarmicus isolate bFalBia1 chromosome 3, bFalBia1.pri, whole genome shotgun sequence genome encodes:
- the GCM2 gene encoding chorion-specific transcription factor GCMb, producing MKLTWDINDPKLPQEPKHFDAFQEWPDGYVRLIYSSEEKNAQRHLSGWAMRNTNNHNCQILKKSCLGVVVCARSCALPGGARLQLRPAICDKARQKQQKKVCPNCNSALELIPCRGHSGYPVTNFWRLDGKAIFFQAKGVHDHPRPESKLEAEARRSAIKKQMSSFHLSQKKKPLNTEAGRYHDSGGCTNNLQNLPCMDGPERVGIVTDTNFSIPAQPYPSLQNTDLYKASYDSASFQEDQLSPYPKCPNPKIYVPRPPSYEFGVPTFIGSGPYPTFYKDLTSPAVDADPLSLTGSHCSAATAHDKSFDTPGRHYGLKPAWGKTGSGDRSDYGQMQTSTNYPYCGGDYPCRYGPSPSPIAPPLQTVITTTTKVSYQAYKPATLKYSDNLCEMKNLQSYTHMAENVSGAIYSGMKIQEDFGMIKSALLYQHDPGPTKSKPVESVETYRYGPVLGNSYAEHEGQTFRFESTEY from the exons ATGAAGCTCACCTGGGACATCAACGACCCTAAGCTGCCGCAG gagccCAAGCACTTCGATGCCTTCCAGGAATGGCCCGATGGCTACGTGCGACTCATCTACTCCAGCGAGGAGAAGAACGCGCAGAGACACCTCAGCGGCTGGGCCATGCGCAACACCAACAACCACAACTGCCAGATCCTCAAGAAGTCCTgcttgggggtggtggtgtgtgcccggagctgtgctctgcctggcggggccaggctgcagcttcGCCCTGCCATATGCGACAAGGCTCGGCAGAAGCAACAAA AGAAAGTCTGCCCCAACTGTAACTCAGCCCTTGAGCTGATTCCTTGCCGAGGACACAGTGGCTACCCGGTCACTAACTTCTGGAGGCTTGATGGCAAAGCAATATTTTTCCAG GCTAAAGGAGTCCACGACCACCCCAGGCCAGAAAGTAAGTTGGAGGCAGAGGCAAGACGAAGTGCAATTAAGAAGCAAATGTCCTCTTTTCACCTTtcccagaaaaagaaacctcTAAACACAGAG GCAGGAAGGTACCACGACAGTGGTGGCTGCACCAACAACCTACAGAATCTGCCCTGCATGGATGGCCCAGAACGGGTCGGTATCGTCACAGACACCAATTTTTCGATTCCAGCCCAGCCTTACCCTTCGCTGCAAAACACCGACCTCTACAAAGCATCTTATGACTCCGCCAGCTTCCAAGAGGATCAGCTATCACCATACCCGAAGTGCCCCAATCCAAAGATTTACGTGCCCAGGCCACCCAGCTACGAGTTTGGAGTTCCTACTTTTATAGGCTCTGGCCCCTACCCGACGTTTTACAAAGACCTGACAAGCCCCGCCGTTGATGCGGACCCCCTCAGTCTGACTGGATCTCACTGCAGTGCTGCGACTGCCCATGACAAGAGCTTCGATACCCCTGGTAGACATTACGGACTGAAACCAGCTTGGGGGAAAACTGGCAGCGGAGACCGGAGTGACTACGGACAGATGCAAACAAGCACTAACTACCCTTACTGCGGTGGTGACTACCCCTGCCGGTAcggtcccagcccctcccccaTAGCCCCACCACTGCAAACAGTCATCACAACCACCACCAAGGTGTCCTACCAGGCTTACAAGCCAGCCACGCTGAAATACAGCGACAACCTCTGCGAGATGAAAAATCTTCAGAGCTATACCCACATGGCAGAAAATGTCTCGGGCGCTATCTATTCAGGGATGAAGATTCAGGAAGACTTTGGGATGATAAAGTCCGCGTTGCTCTACCAGCATGACCCAGGCCCCACAAAGTCCAAACCGGTGGAGAGTGTGGAGACCTATCGGTATGGGCCAGTGCTGGGGAACAGCTACGCTGAGCATGAAGGCCAGACCTTCAGGTTTGAGAGTACTGAATATTGA